The genomic DNA GCCTGGACCCGCGACCAGCTCGCGCCGGCCGCGCGCAGCGTGCTCGCGGCCATCGAGGAGGCGGACGGGCTCGTCGTCGGCTCGCCGGTCTACAAGGGCGCCTATACCGGCCTGTTCAAGCACCTGTTCGACCTGGTCGATCCGGGTGCGCTCGCGGGAAAGCCGGTGGCGATCGTGGCCACGGGCGGCGGCGCGCGCCACGCCCTCGTGGTCGAGCACGCCTTCCGGCCGCTCTTCGGCTTCTTCGGGGCGCTCCAGATCCCGACCGCGGTCTACGCCTCCGATCCCGATTTCAGCGACGGCGTGCTGACCGAGACCGGCGTGCGCGCCCGCGCCCGCGAGGCCGGCGGGCAGCTCGCCGCACTGCTCGTGCACCGGGCCGCGGCGGCTCGGCCGGCCCTCGCCGCCGCCGAGTGAGGCGCCCGATGCTCGACCGTCGCGCCCTGCTGGCCGCCCTCGCGGCCCTGCCCCTCGCGCCGGCGCTCGCCCCGGGCGCCCGGGCGGCCGAGCCCGGCGTGCTGCGGATCGGCTACCAGAAGAACGGCATCCTGGTCGTCGCCAAGCAGCAGAAGATCATCGAGAAGCGTCTGGAGCCTCTCGGATACGCGGTGCGCTGGGTCGAGTTCTCCTTCGGACCGCCGCTGCTGGAGGCCCTGTCGCTGGACGGGATCGATCTCGGCCAGACCGGCGATGCCCCGCCGATCTTCGCCCAGGCCGCGCGCTCCAACCTCGTCTACGCGGCCGCCCAGGAGGCCGGCGGCTCCGGCGCCGGCATCCTGCTGCCGAAGGGCTCCGAGATCCGCAGCCTCGCCGAGCTCAGGGGCAGGCGCGTCGCCTTCGCCAAGGCATCGAGCTCCCACAACCTGACCATCGCGGCCCTGGAGAAGGCCGGCCTGAGCTACGCCGACATCGAGCCGGTGACGCTGGCGCCCGCCGACGCCGCGGCCGCCTTCGCCCGCGGCAGCATCGACGCCTGGACGATCTGGGACCCGTACTTCGCCATCGCCGAGCAGGGGGAGGGCGTGCGCGTGCTGGTGCGGGCCACCGACGTCACCCCGCAGAACAACTTCTTCCTGGCGAGCCGGCCCTTCGCGGAGAGCCGGGCCCCGGTCCTCACCGCGGTGATCGACGCCCTGGGCGAGGTGGCGGCCTGGTGCACGCAGAATCGCGGCGCGGTGGCGGAACTCCTGTCGCAGGGCACGGGCGTGCCGCTGGCCGCGACCCGGCGGGCGGTGGATCGGACCGACTACGTGATCGGTCCCATGACCGACCGCGTCGCCGCCGAGCAGCAGCGGATCGCCGACCGCTTCCACGCGCTGAGACTGATCCCCAAGCCGATCCGCATCGCCGACGCGGTCTGGACGCCCCCCGCCCGCAACGGCTGAGACCGACCGCAGAGAGCCATGACCGACCGATCGCCCCGCGCGCCGTCCCTGTCGCCCGCCAGCGGCCCCGCCCCGAACCGGCGCCACCTCCTGTCCGCCGGGCTCGGCCTCGCGGCGACCGCGCTGCTGCGGCCGGCCTGCGCGGCCGGCAGCATCCGGATCGGCTACCAGAAATACGGGTCGCTCGTGCTGCTGAAGGGCCGCGGCACCCTGGAGCGGGCCCTCCAGCCCCTCGGCACCACGGTGGCGTGGTCGGAATTCCCGTCCGGGCCGCCGCTGCTGGAGGCGCTGAATGCCGGGGCGATCGACTTCGGCTCGGCGGGCGAAGCGCCGCCGATCTTCGCCCAGGCCGCGAGCCCGGAGCTGCGCTACGTCGCCGCCGAGCCGCCGGCGCCGCGGGGCGAGGCGATCCTCGTGCCCAGGGACAGCCCGATCCGCAGCGTCGCCGAGCTGCGCGGCAGGACCATCGCGCTCAACAAGGGCTCGAACGTCCATTACCTGCTGGTGCGCGCCCTGGAGCAGGCCGGCGTCCCCTACGACGCGGTGAAACTCGCCTTTCTGGCACCGGCCGACGCCAACGCCGCCTTCGTGCGCGGCGCCGTCGACGCCTGGGTGATCTGGGACCCGTTCCAGGCCGCCGCCGAGCGCGCCACGGGCGCCCGGGTCCTGGTCGACGGGCGCGGGGTCGACGGGCACGCGCTCGCCCCGAACCGCCAGTTCTACCTGTCCCGGCGCGGCTTCACCGACACGAGCCCCGCGATCGTCTCGGCCGTGCTGGAGGCGATCGGGGAGGTCGACGCCTGGGCCGCGGGCCATGCCGACGCCGTGGCGGCGGACCTGGCGCCCTCGGTCGGCATCCCCGCGCCGGTCCTGGCCGTGGCGCTCGGCCGCCTGTCCTACGGCGTCGCGCCCCTGGATGCGACCGCGATCGCCGACCAGCAGAAGGTCGCCGACGCCTTCCACGGCCTCGGGCTCCTGCCGAAGCCCGTCCGGGTCGCCGACGCGGTCTGGACGGCGCCCGGGCCCGCGGACGCCGTCAAGTCCGAGAAGCGGACGGAGAACCGCTGATGCGCCCCTCCAAGCTCGATCGCCTGCGCGACTCCGCGGTGCCCTGGCTGCTGCCGGCCGCCATCCTGCTCGGCTGGCAGGCCGCGGTCTCGGCCGGGCTCGTCTCCAACCGCTTCATGCCGGCGCCCCTCGACGTGGTCCGGGCCGGCTGGGAGGCCGGGCGGACCGGGGAACTCTGGACCAACCTCGGCGTCAGCACCCTGCGGGCTCTGGCGGGCTTCGTGATCGGCGGCGGCATCGGCTTCGCGCTCGGCCTCGCCAACGGCCTGTCGCGCCTGTCGGAGCGGCTGACCGACACCTCGGTGCAGATGGTGCGCAACGTGCCCCACCTCTCGCTGATCCCGCTGGTGATCCTGTGGTTCGGCATCGGCGAGGAGGCCAAGCTGTTCCTCGTGGCGCTCGGCGTGTTCTTCCCGATCTACGCCAACACCCTGCACGGCATCCGCTCGGTGGATCCGGGCCTCGTGGAGATGGGCCGGGTCTACGGCATGTCCCGCACCGAGCTGTTCAGCCGCGTGGTGCTGCCCGGCGCCCTGCCGTCGATCTTCGTGGGCCTGCGCTACGCGCTGGGCATCATGTGGCTGACGCTGATCGTCGCCGAGACGATCTCGGCCTCGTCGGGGCTCGGCTACATGGCCATGCAGGCCCGGGAGTTCATGCTGGTCGACGTCGTCGTGCTGGCGATCCTGATCTACGCCGCCCTCGGCAAGCTCGCCGACGCCCTGACCCGCCAGCTCGAGCGCGCCTGCCTCGCCTGGAACCCCGCCTACAGGAGCGCCTGATGCTGCTCGACGCCGTCCGCCGCGAGGCGCTTCCCGACCTCGGCACCGATCCCCGGCAGGCGGCCGCCGCCGCGCCGGCGCGCGCGCCCGCGGAGCCGCCGGGCCGCGGGATCGCCGTCACCGTCCGCGACCTGCACAAGAGCTTCGACGGCAACGCCGTCATCGAGGGCCTGAACCTGTTCCTGCCGGCCGGGGGGTTCACCGCGGTGGTCGGCCGCTCCGGCTGCGGCAAGAGCACCCTGCTGCGCCTCATCCTCGGGCTCGACACGCCCACCGGCGGCCGGATCGACCTCGAGGGGCCGGCCGCCAGCCCGCGCCGGTCCGAGCCGCCGAAGCGGATCATGTTCCAGGAGCCGCGGCTGCTGCCCTGGGCGCGGGTCGTCGACAACGTCGCGGTCGGCCTGTCGGGGCACGGCTCCCGGGCCGAGCGCCGGGAGCGGGCGCTCGCCGCGCTCGCCGAGGTCGGCCTCGCCGACAAGGCCGGGCAGTGGCCCGCCACCCTGTCGGGCGGCCAGCGCCAGCGCGTGGCCCTGGCCCGGGCGCTGGTGAGCCGGCCGGGCCTGCTCGCCCTCGACGAGCCGCTGGGCGCCCTCGACGCCCTGACCCGGATCGGCATGCAGGACCTGATCGAGCGGATCTGGCGGGCGCAGGGGTTCACCGCCCTCCTCGTCACGCACGACGTCACCGAGGCGGTGGCGCTGGCCGACCGCATCCTCGTCGTCGATGAAGGGCGGATCGCCCTCGACCTGCGGGTCGACGTGCCGCGGCCGCGCCGGCGCGGGGATCCGGACCTCGCCCGCCTCGAGGGCCGCATCCTCGATCACCTGCTCGGATCGCAGCCGACGGCCTGAACGCGGAGCCGCCGTTTCCCGGAAGCGGCGGCCCGCCCTAGCTCTCGACGATCACCGGATCCGCGCAGTCGGATCCGGCTTTTCCGCATCCGGCCACCGGGCCGCACAGGAGATTCCGATGCACGCAGCCAATGACGGGCGCGCCGACGTCCTCTGGTTCCTGCCGACTCACGGCGACGGCCGCTATCTCGGCGCGCGGGAGGGGGCCCGGGACGTCTCGCTCAGCTATCTCCGGCAGATCGCGCAGGGGGCGGACGAGCTCGGCTATTACGGCGTGCTGCTGCCCACCGGGCGCTCCTGCGAGGATTCCTGGATCGTCGCCTCGGCGCTGGCGCCGCTGACCAAGCAGCTGCGTTTCCTCGTGGCGGTGCGGCCGGGCCTGATGGAGCCCTCCGCGGCGGCCCGCATGACCGCGACCCTCGACCGGATCTCGGACGGGCGCCTCCTGATCAACGTCGTCACCGGCGGCGACCCGGTGGAACTCGCCGGCGACGGCGTGTTCCTGTCCCACGACGCGCGCTACGCCGTCACCGACGAGTTCCTGACGATCTGGCGCGGCCTGCTCGCGGGTGAGACCGTGACCTTCCAGGGCGATCACCTGCGCACCGAGAACGGCCGGCTGATCTTCCCGCCGGTGCAGAAGCCCTATCCGCCGCTCTACTTCGGCGGCTCGTCGGCGGCCGGCATGGCGGTCGCGGCCGAGCATTGCGACGTCTACCTCACCTGGGGCGAGCCCCCGGCCCAGGTCGCGGAGAAGATCGCCGCCGCCCGGCAGGCCGCCGAGGCGAAGGGCAAGACCTTCTCGTACGGCATCCGCCTGCACGTCATCGCCCGCGAGACCGAGGCCGCGGCCTGGGAGGCCGCCGAGCAGCTGATCTCGAAGCTCGACGACGCCACCATCGCCAAGGCGCAGGAGACTCTGAAGCGGCAGGATTCCGTCGGCCAGAGCCGCATGATGGCGCTCCACGGCGGCAGCCGCGACAAGCTCGTGGTGGCGCCGAACCTCTGGGCCGGCGTCGGCCTCGTCCGCGGCGGCGCCGGGACGGCGCTGGTCGGCTCGGCCGACCAGGTCGCCGACCGGATGAAGGCGTATATCGATCTCGGGATCGACCGCTTCATCCTCTCGGGCTACCCGCACCTGGAGGAAGCCTACCGGTTCGCCGAGCTGGTCTTCCCGAAGCTGCCGCTGCGCGCCACCACCGGGCGGCCGGCCAGCAACGCCCGCAACGACGGCCCGTTCGGCGAGATCATCGCCAACGACCTCGTGCCGACCCACCGCGTCGGCGCGCACTGACCGGCGGCCCCGCCGGCACGGGGCATGGCTGATCTGCATTCGGACAGCCCGGGCGTCACGGTCATGCCATCCTTGGCGCCCATCCGCACCGCCCATCGCCGCGCGACCCGCTCGCGCGGCCTGGACGAGCGAAGGATTTCGATGACTTCGACCAAGACGGCCCTTCTGGCCATCGGTCTGTGCCTCGGCCCCGCCGCGGCCTTTGCGGAGCAATCCCCGGCCCGGGAAGCCCTCAAGCAGTACTGCACCGGCGACTACATGGATTTCTGCAGCGCCTACGCGCCGGGCGGTCCGGAGGTCGAGGCCTGCTTCAAGGCCAATCTCAAGAAGCTCTCCCCGAATTGCTCGGCGGCGATCACCGCTTACAAGAAGGAGCAGCGGGCGACCAAGCGCGTCAGCGAGGCGCGCTGAGGGCCGAACGCCCGTCCCGCCGGCGTCCGCGACCCGGGAGCCCCCGGCAGCGCGCGCCGCTCCTCCGCGCGGGCTCGGCACGTCGCGCCAGCACCGTCGCCGCCGCCGCGCCGGCTCACGCCCGCTGATCCGCCCCGTCTTGCCCAGGCGCCGCGGGCAAGTCCTGTCCCAGGGGAGCCCGAAGGCGGGCAACCCGGAGCCGTCGCCGGCGCGGGACCTGGGCGTTTCCGCCTGTCCGGATCCCGGGCTCCGCCCGCGTGGGCCCGGGAGATCCGCGCCTGTCCTGGCGCAGGGCGCGCCGCGATCGGACAGGCCGGATCTTCACGGGCGACGCCCGCCGGCACCGCGCCGGCGCCGCGGATCGGCCGACGCGGCGCGATCCACCGCAGCAATCGCCACAATGCTGCCGCGCCGGAGCGGCCTGCACGATAATTTAAGCCGGCACCTGCCATCGGTTGAGAACTGGCGTGGCCAAGGTCAGGTCCTGCGATTCGGCGACGATCCGCGCGCGTGATTGCGCGGCATCTGCCCGGGGATCTGCGAGCTCCGCGCCCGTCGGGATTTCGAGACGCGGGTACCGTGCCGATGACGACAACCGACCTGACGTCCGCCGGGGCCGCATCCCCGGCCGGCGGCCGCGCGGCGATGCTGCGCGGGGCCCGCATCGTGGCGGCCGCGGCCGTCACCGTGATGGTGCTGCTGCTCGACCTCATCAGCTACTCCCAGCTCATCTTCTCGGGTCCGCTGGCGGAGAGCCGCGCGGCCGGCCTGTCGGCGCTGCTCGCGGCCTACGTGCTGGGCAGCCTCGTCTTCATCGCCATCCGCCGGACCGCGCGGATCTCGCTGTCCTTCATCGGCGCGGCCGCGATCGTGCAGGCGGCGATCGCCGCGGCGGTCGCCGGGCAGCTCGAGGCCGCGGGCATCACCGATCCGGAGACGGTCGGCCAGCTCGTCCTCGTGGCCTGCGGCGTCTCGACCTTCGCCACCGGCGTGATCTTCGCGCTGCTCGGCACCCTGCGGGCCTCCCTGCTGGTGCAGCTGCTGCCCTACCCGGTGCTCGCCGGCTTCCTCGGCGGCGTCGGGCTGCTGTTCCTGCGCAGCGGCGTGCAGATCGGCGGCCATGTCGACGATCCGGTCGCGGCGCTGCTCCGCACCGTCGATCCGGCCAACCTCGATCCGGGCCGGATCGATGCCGGGGCGCTCGCCCGCATCGCCCTGACCCTCGCCATCGGGTTCTGCGCCTTCTACCTGCCCCGGATCGTCCGGCACTGGGGGACCTACCCCGCGGTGATCCTGTCGAGCCTCGCGGTGGTCCATCTCGGGCTGGCCTGGACGGGCACCAGCGTCGCCGCCGGGCAGGCCTCGGGATGGCTGATCGAGCCGCTGCCGACGGGCACGCTGCTGCGCCCGCCCGCCATCGGCAGCCTGATGGCCTTCGATCCGCGCCTGCTCCTGCCGATCTGGCCCAAGATCGCCACCCTGGTCGTCGTGGCGGTCATCATCCAGATCCTCTACGTGGTGAGCGTCGAGCTGGAGATCCGGCGCGACCTCGACATCGACCGGATGTTCGTGGCCTCGGGCGCCACCAACCTCGTCGGCAGCGTGTTCGGCAGCTCCGCGATGGGCTTCGGCCGGACCTCGACGCTGCTGCTGCACAATATCGGCGGCGGCCACTGGCTCGGCTGGTGGCTGACCCTCGCGGTCATGGCGGCCCTGCTCATCGTCGGCGCGAGTCCCCTGGCGCTGCTGCCCCGCCCGCTGGCCGGCGGCGCGCTGATCGCCATCGGCATCGGGCTCCTGTTCAACCTCGGCCTCGCCAGCCGGACCCTGCCGGGGTGGGAGATCGCCATCGCGCTGGTCGTGTGCGCCGCCACCGCGTTCTTCGGGGCGACCACGGGCTTCCTCGTCGGCGTCCTGCTGGCGATCCTGATCTTCGGGGTCCAGTACGGGCAGATCGGCGCGATCCGCCGGTCGCTGTCCGGGGCGGAGCGGCGCAGCAGCGTCATCCGCGGTCCCGACGCCGCCGCGCGGCTCGCGGCGGTCGGCGGCCGGACCCGGATCTACACCCTGCAGGGCTACCTGTTCTTCCTCAACGCGCAGGCGATCCACCGCCGGGCCGCCGCGGAGGCCGGCGACCTGCGCGTCCTGATCCTGGATTTCCGCGAGACCGTGGGGCTCGACAGCTCGGCGCTGATCGCGTTCCGCAAGGTCGGCCAGCTCGCCGAGCAGCGGCGCTTCGACGTGCTGCTGGTCCACGTGGATCCGGCGGCGCGGCTGCTGATCACCCGCAACGGGCTCACCGCCGACCCGCGCGTCCGGATCCTCGACACGCTGGACGAGGCCCTGCGCGCCGCCGAGGCCACGCTCCTGGCCGAGGCCGGCGGCGCCGGCCCGGGGGAGGTCGCCCGGTTCGCCCGGCACATGGCCGACCGGCTGGGCAGCGCGTTCGGGCCGGACGACTTCGCGCCCTATCTGACGGTCCGCGAACTCGCGGCGGGCGCGGCGCTGATGCGCCAGGGGGAGGCGGCCGACGCCCTCTACTTCCTGGAGCAGGGCGTCGTCTCCGTCGAGATGGAGGTCCCCGGCCGCGGCAACCTGCGCCTGCGCACCACCACGGCCGGCACGGTGATCGGCGAGATCGCGCTGGTCCAGGGCGGGCGGCGCACCGCCACCGCCGTCGCCGAGAGCCCCTGCCGGGTGGTCGGCATCGACCGCGCCGCCCTCGCCCGGATGGAGCGGGAGCGCCCGGACCTCGCGCTCGCCTTCCAGCGCTTCCTGATCCTGGAACTGGCCGGCAAGGTCTCCGACACGAACCGGCTGCTCGAGGCGGAGATGCAGTGAGGCGCCCGGCGGCGCGCGCCGTCCCGATCGCGCGTCAGGCCGCCGCCAGCACCACGGCGAGCCCGAGATGGGTGACGTGGTGCAGGAACTGGTCGATGCCCATCAGCCACCAGAACCGGGCGTCGGTGGTCGGCAGGCGGGTCCGCTGGCCGACCAGCACCTTGCCGCGGTCGATTCCCGTGTGGATCGCGAAATCGACGAGCGCCAGCCACCACAGGGCCGGCTTCACCGCGAGCGCGATCGCCAGCGTGCCGAGGCCGTGCAGGCCGGTATGGGCGCAGAGGGGGCCGAGCCAGGCCGAGGACCGCTGCTTGCCCTGCGCCATCCAGTTGGTCTGAAGGAAGAAGTCCGCCGCGAGGTGCTTCACGGCGAACGCCAGGACCAGCAGCGCGAAGGCACCCACCGGGACGAGCGTATCGGCGGACGGCATCGCGGCCCTGGCTCTCCTGCCGCGATCCTGCGGGGAAGGGTTCGGCAGCGCGCACCGCGCCCCGAATCGAGGAAGCGCCAGCATACACGCGCCGACCGAGCCTGGCGCGGGCCGAGATCCGGCGCGTCACGCCGGCCCATTCCGGGAAGTCCCGGCGTAGAATTCAGGATCCAGACCGATGTTTCGTCCTCCGGCGGGGCGATCGGCGAGATATTCCATCTATTGCTTTGAGAACCTCGCGGGACGGCAAGTTTTAATAATTCCAATCAACAAAGATAGACGTTGTTCCACAGAACAGCCGCGTGATACCCGTCCGACCCGCATGAGCCGTACCGATGGGACATCGTGAGCGGGACAGTGGCGACCTGGAACTGCGACGCCGGCTTCTCGGGCCAGGGGATCGCCGCGGCCCCGCCGGGCCGGCCCGGCCGGCCGCCGCCCGGCGGATCCTGGAACCTCGCGGCGTTCGAGCGCCATCGCGCCGCCTATCTCGCGCGGGCACGCCGCATCCTCGGCTGCCCGGCCCAGGCGGAGGACGTGGTCCAGGACGTGCTGCTCCGGCTGATCGCCGATCCGCCCCCGGCCGAGACCGTGATCCAGGCCGCCTATATCGGGCGGATGGTGCGCAACCTCGCCCTCGACCGGGCCCGGCGGCAGGGCTTCGAGCGGCGCCTGTTCACCGATCTCGACGCCGCCCCGGACCCGGCCGATCCCGGCACGGGGACCCCCGAGGCGGCCGCGGCGTCGCGGGAATCCCTGCGGCAGGTGGAGGCCGCGGTGGCCGAGCTGCCGGAGCCGGTGCGCACGGCCTTCCAGCTCCACCGGGTCGAGGGCGTGCCGCAGGTCGAGATCGCGGCCCGGCTCGGGGTCTCACGCGCCCTGGTGTGCGGTCTCGTGCGCCGCGGCCACCTGCACTGCCTCGCGGCCCTCGACCGGCGCTGCGCCGCCTGCCCGGCGCGCGTCCAGGCCCCAGGCCAGCAGCAGCGCCAGGCCGAGCCCGTCGGCCAGGAACTCGGCCGCGACCCGGCTGGCGAGCACCCCCGCGTAGCCGAGGAGCGGCGGCAGGATCAGGAGCGGCGGGATCAGCGCCAGCCCCTGCGCCGCCAGCGACACGGCGGCGGCCCGGCGCGGCGCGCCGATCGCCTGGAACAGGGTCGCGGCCGTGAGCTGTAGGCCCACCGGCATGAAGGCGACGGCGAAGAGCGCGGTGGCGCGCGCGCCCGCGCGGGCGGTCGCGGGATCCTGCGCGAACAGGCCCGCGAGGGGCTCGGCGCAGGCGATCATCAGGCCGCCGACGACGAGGCCGTAGGCGAGGGCGGCGGCG from Methylobacterium radiotolerans JCM 2831 includes the following:
- the msuE gene encoding FMN reductase, which encodes MTRPRLVGLSANVQRPSKTRTLVDAVLRETSAQAPLDAQILDFVDAGTGLGAAWTRDQLAPAARSVLAAIEEADGLVVGSPVYKGAYTGLFKHLFDLVDPGALAGKPVAIVATGGGARHALVVEHAFRPLFGFFGALQIPTAVYASDPDFSDGVLTETGVRARAREAGGQLAALLVHRAAAARPALAAAE
- a CDS encoding aliphatic sulfonate ABC transporter substrate-binding protein; translation: MLDRRALLAALAALPLAPALAPGARAAEPGVLRIGYQKNGILVVAKQQKIIEKRLEPLGYAVRWVEFSFGPPLLEALSLDGIDLGQTGDAPPIFAQAARSNLVYAAAQEAGGSGAGILLPKGSEIRSLAELRGRRVAFAKASSSHNLTIAALEKAGLSYADIEPVTLAPADAAAAFARGSIDAWTIWDPYFAIAEQGEGVRVLVRATDVTPQNNFFLASRPFAESRAPVLTAVIDALGEVAAWCTQNRGAVAELLSQGTGVPLAATRRAVDRTDYVIGPMTDRVAAEQQRIADRFHALRLIPKPIRIADAVWTPPARNG
- a CDS encoding sulfonate ABC transporter substrate-binding protein, with translation MTDRSPRAPSLSPASGPAPNRRHLLSAGLGLAATALLRPACAAGSIRIGYQKYGSLVLLKGRGTLERALQPLGTTVAWSEFPSGPPLLEALNAGAIDFGSAGEAPPIFAQAASPELRYVAAEPPAPRGEAILVPRDSPIRSVAELRGRTIALNKGSNVHYLLVRALEQAGVPYDAVKLAFLAPADANAAFVRGAVDAWVIWDPFQAAAERATGARVLVDGRGVDGHALAPNRQFYLSRRGFTDTSPAIVSAVLEAIGEVDAWAAGHADAVAADLAPSVGIPAPVLAVALGRLSYGVAPLDATAIADQQKVADAFHGLGLLPKPVRVADAVWTAPGPADAVKSEKRTENR
- the ssuC gene encoding aliphatic sulfonate ABC transporter permease SsuC; the encoded protein is MRPSKLDRLRDSAVPWLLPAAILLGWQAAVSAGLVSNRFMPAPLDVVRAGWEAGRTGELWTNLGVSTLRALAGFVIGGGIGFALGLANGLSRLSERLTDTSVQMVRNVPHLSLIPLVILWFGIGEEAKLFLVALGVFFPIYANTLHGIRSVDPGLVEMGRVYGMSRTELFSRVVLPGALPSIFVGLRYALGIMWLTLIVAETISASSGLGYMAMQAREFMLVDVVVLAILIYAALGKLADALTRQLERACLAWNPAYRSA
- a CDS encoding ATP-binding cassette domain-containing protein, which produces MLLDAVRREALPDLGTDPRQAAAAAPARAPAEPPGRGIAVTVRDLHKSFDGNAVIEGLNLFLPAGGFTAVVGRSGCGKSTLLRLILGLDTPTGGRIDLEGPAASPRRSEPPKRIMFQEPRLLPWARVVDNVAVGLSGHGSRAERRERALAALAEVGLADKAGQWPATLSGGQRQRVALARALVSRPGLLALDEPLGALDALTRIGMQDLIERIWRAQGFTALLVTHDVTEAVALADRILVVDEGRIALDLRVDVPRPRRRGDPDLARLEGRILDHLLGSQPTA
- the ssuD gene encoding FMNH2-dependent alkanesulfonate monooxygenase is translated as MHAANDGRADVLWFLPTHGDGRYLGAREGARDVSLSYLRQIAQGADELGYYGVLLPTGRSCEDSWIVASALAPLTKQLRFLVAVRPGLMEPSAAARMTATLDRISDGRLLINVVTGGDPVELAGDGVFLSHDARYAVTDEFLTIWRGLLAGETVTFQGDHLRTENGRLIFPPVQKPYPPLYFGGSSAAGMAVAAEHCDVYLTWGEPPAQVAEKIAAARQAAEAKGKTFSYGIRLHVIARETEAAAWEAAEQLISKLDDATIAKAQETLKRQDSVGQSRMMALHGGSRDKLVVAPNLWAGVGLVRGGAGTALVGSADQVADRMKAYIDLGIDRFILSGYPHLEEAYRFAELVFPKLPLRATTGRPASNARNDGPFGEIIANDLVPTHRVGAH
- a CDS encoding cyclic nucleotide-binding domain-containing protein, translating into MTTTDLTSAGAASPAGGRAAMLRGARIVAAAAVTVMVLLLDLISYSQLIFSGPLAESRAAGLSALLAAYVLGSLVFIAIRRTARISLSFIGAAAIVQAAIAAAVAGQLEAAGITDPETVGQLVLVACGVSTFATGVIFALLGTLRASLLVQLLPYPVLAGFLGGVGLLFLRSGVQIGGHVDDPVAALLRTVDPANLDPGRIDAGALARIALTLAIGFCAFYLPRIVRHWGTYPAVILSSLAVVHLGLAWTGTSVAAGQASGWLIEPLPTGTLLRPPAIGSLMAFDPRLLLPIWPKIATLVVVAVIIQILYVVSVELEIRRDLDIDRMFVASGATNLVGSVFGSSAMGFGRTSTLLLHNIGGGHWLGWWLTLAVMAALLIVGASPLALLPRPLAGGALIAIGIGLLFNLGLASRTLPGWEIAIALVVCAATAFFGATTGFLVGVLLAILIFGVQYGQIGAIRRSLSGAERRSSVIRGPDAAARLAAVGGRTRIYTLQGYLFFLNAQAIHRRAAAEAGDLRVLILDFRETVGLDSSALIAFRKVGQLAEQRRFDVLLVHVDPAARLLITRNGLTADPRVRILDTLDEALRAAEATLLAEAGGAGPGEVARFARHMADRLGSAFGPDDFAPYLTVRELAAGAALMRQGEAADALYFLEQGVVSVEMEVPGRGNLRLRTTTAGTVIGEIALVQGGRRTATAVAESPCRVVGIDRAALARMERERPDLALAFQRFLILELAGKVSDTNRLLEAEMQ
- a CDS encoding DUF3307 domain-containing protein, with product MPSADTLVPVGAFALLVLAFAVKHLAADFFLQTNWMAQGKQRSSAWLGPLCAHTGLHGLGTLAIALAVKPALWWLALVDFAIHTGIDRGKVLVGQRTRLPTTDARFWWLMGIDQFLHHVTHLGLAVVLAAA